From a single Pyxicephalus adspersus chromosome 11, UCB_Pads_2.0, whole genome shotgun sequence genomic region:
- the ARHGEF16 gene encoding rho guanine nucleotide exchange factor 16: protein MSNRYSDPSVGDKSYLVYEKNGNATAHSSMQRKSLKPMDNASFLPDRNPSPVEAHRVILSTESPAAQKLGTQQMIPKSLAIATKTKAPRHHTIASTTFSKELLQQEQKRLSTPEFPSEDDMNVGGLKRNLRNQSYRAAMRGFKDEDLQPIKPMSTLKPVSEDPNAPPPRSPGRSKKTFGKKKMQRHAGSFKDDPRLYQEFTERGLISNSQESDDDLLEDNANQAELRPDDGIVVKSYRPAQLIWSQLPQVQETGILDNITPEERKRQEAIFEIITSEYSYLHSLDILVRLFKKSDELKQTITGTDHHHLFSNISDILEASKRFFEDLEKRHKDNPFINDISDIVENHALNHFHPYVIYCSNEVYQQRTLQRLLSTNVAFKETLNPIQLKPECGGLPMISFLILPMQRVTRLPLLMDTICQKTDVYTPEYEASTRALKAISKLVKQCNEGARKMERTEQMYTLQTQLEFGKMKPFPLISASRWLLKRGELMLMEESGIFRKGFGRPYCYLFLFNDVLIITKKKSEDSYLVTDYVKTDQYAVDEIDIGENSVSPSVKSVSSGNRSPTGPYLFQITMRKNSEGRQEQIVLATDTLSDRARWTTALEVKEENKRYSKSKTAGLRQVEIIKAYMAKQADEVSLQQADVVLVLQEEDGWYQGERLRDGECGWFPESCAKEITNQVAVERNVKRMERLRIETDV from the exons ATGTCTAACAGATATTCAGACCCATCTGTAGGCGATAAATCCTATcttgtatatgaaaaaaatggcaaCGCTACAGCCCACTCCTCCATGCAGCGAAAATCATTGAAACCCATGGATAATGCCTCCTTTTTACCGGACCGGAACCCTTCCCCAGTGGAGGCCCACCGGGTTATCCTCAGCACAGAAAGCCCAGCTGCCCAAAAACTAGGCACTCAACAAATGATTCCAAAAAGTTTGGCCATTGCCACAAAGACTAAGGCTCCTCGGCACCACACTATTGCCTCAACTACATTTAGTAAGGAACTTCTACAGCAGGAGCAGAAGAGGCTATCCACTCCTGAATTTCCTTCAGAGGATGATATGAATGTTGGTGGATTAAAAAGGAATTTGAGAAATCAATCTTACAGGGCAGCTATGAGGGGTTTTAAAGATGAAGATTTACAGCCTATAAAGCCAATGTCAACCCTGAAGCCAGTTTCAGAGGATCCTAATGCTCCACCCCCGAGGAGCCCAGGAAGATCAAAG aaaacattcggaaagaaaaaaatgcagcgcCACGCGGGTTCCTTTAAAGATG ATCCCAGGCTGTACCAGGAATTTACCGAGCGGGGGCTCATCTCCAACAGTCAGGAGTCCGATGATGACCTGCTGGAGGACAACGCTAACCAGGCGGAGCTGCGCCCTGATGACGGCATCGTAGTGAAGAGCTACCGACCTGCCCAGCTCATCTGGAGCCAGCTTCCACAG GTACAAGAAACTGGAATTCTAGACAACATCACACCAGAGGAACGCAAGAGACAGGAG GCCATCTTTGAAATCATCACATCAGAGTATTCTTACCTACACAGCCTGGACATCCTTGTCCGCCTCTTCAAGAAATCTGATGAACTCAAACAGACGATCACCGGCACAGATCACCATCACCTCTTCTCTAACATCTCTGACATCTTGGAGGCCAGTAAGAG ATTTTTTGAAGACCTGGAGAAGCGGCACAAGGACAACCCCTTTATTAACGACATCAGCGACATTGTGGAAAACCATGCGTTGAATCATTTCCATCCCTACGTCATATATTGCTCCAACGAGGTGTACCAGCAGAGGACTCTCCAGAGGCTGCT AAGCACAAACGTAGCCTTTAAAGAGACGCTGAACCCGATCCAGCTAAAGCCTGAGTGCGGCGGTCTGCCGATGATTTCCTTTCTCATTCTTCCCATGCAAAGGGTCACAAGGCTCCCCCTGCTGATGGAT ACTATCTGCCAGAAAACAGATGTGTACACTCCGGAGTATGAAGCCAGCACCCGAGCATTAAAAGCAATTAGTAAG CTGGTAAAACAATGCAACGAGGGGGCTCGGAAAATGGAGAGGACAGAACAGATGTACACGCTACAAACACAGCTGGAATTTGGGAAGATGAAG CCCTTCCCTTTGATCTCCGCTTCCCGCTGGCTCTTGAAGAGAGGTGAACTCATGCTGATGGAGGAATCCGGAATCTTTCGCAAAGGCTTTGGAAGGCCTTACTGCTACCTCTTCCTATTCAATGACGTTCTCATCATTACcaagaagaaaag CGAGGACAGTTATCTGGTGACCGATTATGTGAAGACGGATCAGTACGCGGTTGATGAGATAGACATTGGAGAAAATTCTGTTTCTCCCTCGGTAAAGTCCGTGAGTTCTGGAAACCGCAGTCCAACTGGACCATATTTATTTCAGATAACTATGAGGAAAAACAGCGAGGGGCGACAGGAGCAGATTGTGCTGGCTACAGATACATT AAGTGACCGAGCCCGATGGACCACTGCTCTGGAGGTCAAAGAAGAGAATAAGCGTTACAGCAAGTCCAAGACAGCAG GATTGCGCCAAGTGGAAATTATTAAAGCGTACATGGCCAAACAAGCAGACGAGGTGTCTCTTCAGCAAGCAGATGTAGTCTTGGTGCTTCAAGAGGAAGATG GTTGGTATCAAGGTGAACGATTACGGGACGGAGAGTGCGGTTGGTTCCCAGAATCCTGTGCCAAAGAAATCACCAACCAGGTAGCCGTGGAGCGTAATGTTAAACGCATGGAAAGACTGAGGATCGAAACCGACGTGTAG